One Hippoglossus stenolepis isolate QCI-W04-F060 chromosome 22, HSTE1.2, whole genome shotgun sequence DNA segment encodes these proteins:
- the LOC118101564 gene encoding aryl hydrocarbon receptor nuclear translocator-like protein 2 isoform X1: MKSIIQHTGGLSLLFPIPTTTAGGSTCAAALRSLQRAHRLQSVGMSAGDSEGTAGRPEEEEGPRQAGPSLPAVELPRKRKGDVEERSDDHVQQSLDFEMEDDLSRSEGEDQQVKMKCFREPHRQIEKRRRDKMNNLIDELSAMIPACQPLTRRLDKLTVLRKAVHHLKGLKVGSSGAFTDTNHKPSILHQDDLRHLLLSAADGFLLVVSCDRAKILFLSESVSKILNFSQLELTGQSLFDFIHPKDINKVKEQLSSAELHPRQRLIDATTGSQVQADSPVRASHLSTGARRAFFCRMKHSRLAGNHEDKRPMPSSFKKKDSYRYCTLHCTGYMRSWPSSQMDPEGEAEKETSYLSCLVMVCRLHPHVSHHPPKDITVKPTEFVTRCAIDGKFTFVDQQATTVVGYLPQEVLGTSCYEYFHQDDLQHLAETHRQVLRSKEKIETQRYKFKTKHGSYVSLQSQWFSFTNPWTKEVEFIVSSNRVISRGPGHTKDEEEAIGSKALQEDTKQIPIIPGLSSGLGTMIYAGSIGTQIANELIDTYRMNSSPSSGASSPFGSAQEKCPLVSPQTSRSASSREDTAGSSSLSQSDSRTAAGTSSGTSESTGEPSQLDLDNMVVPGLSSFSNDEAAMAVILSLLETDISMGQSGQFEDLHWPF, translated from the exons aggaggaagggcCGAGGCAAGCGGGCCCGTCGCTGCCAGCTGTCGAGCTGCCAAGGAAACGAAAGGGAGATGTGGAGGAGAGGTCAGACGACCATGTACA GCAAAGCCTTGACTTCGAGATGGAAGATGACCTCAGCAG aTCTGAAGGAGAGGATCAGCAAGTCAAAATGAAATGCTTCAG GGAGCCTCACCGGCAGATCGAGAAGCGGCGAAGGGATAAAATGAACAACCTCATTGACGAGCTGTCGGCCATGATCCCCGCCTGTCAGCCCTTGACTCGAAGACTGGACAAGCTCACTGTGCTGAGGAAGGCTGTCCACCACCTGAAAGGCCTCAAAG ttgGGTCGAGCGGCGCCTTCACAGACACCAACCACAAGCCTTCCATCCTGCATCAAGATGACCTCAGGCACCTTCTGCTCAGC GCTGCAGACGGTTTCCTGTTAGTTGTAAGTTGTGACCGGGCAAaaatcctcttcctctccgagTCCGTCTCCAAGATCCTCAACTTTAGCCAG TTGGAGCTGACTGGGCAGAGCCTGTTCGACTTCATCCACCCCAAAGACATCAACAAGGTGAAGGAACAGCTGTcgtctgcagagctgcacccTCGCCAACGCCTCATTGATGCAACAA ctggaTCTCAGGTCCAGGCCGACAGCCCCGTCAGGGCGTCCCACTTGTCCACTGGGGCTCGGCGAGCCTTCTTCTGTCGCATGAAGCACAGTCGGCTGGCAGGCAACCACGAAGACAAACGCCCCATGCCCAGCTCTTTCAAAAAGAAAG ACTCTTACAGATACTGCACCCTCCACTGCACTGGATACATGCGGAGTTGGCCGAGCAGCCAGATGGACCCGGAAGGAGAGGCCGAGAAAGAAACCTCGTATCTGTCCTGCCTGGTGATGGTGTGCCGCCTCCACCCCCACGTGTCCCACCACCCACCCAAAGACATCACCGTCAAGCCCACCGAGTTCGTCACCCGCTGTGCGATCGACGGCAAGTTCACTTTTGTAGACCAACA AGCCACGACTGTCGTCGGTTATCTGCCGCAGGAAGTTCTCGGCACGTCGTGTTACGAGTACTTCCACCAGGACGACCTGCAGCACCTcgcagagacacacaggcaAG TTCTTCGAAGCAAAGAGAAGATTGAGACACAGCGCTACaagttcaaaacaaaacatggctCCTATGTCTCGCTTCAGAGTCAGTGGTTTAGTTTCACAAATCCATGGACCAAAGAAGTTGAGTTTATCGTGTCTTCAAACAGGGTCATCTC CAGGGGGCCCGGTCACAcaaaagatgaggaggaggccaTCGGCTCAAAAGCACTTcaag AAGACACTAAGCAAATACCCATAATTCCCGGCCTTTCCAGTGGTTTGGGCACAATGATCTACGCAGGCAGTATCGGGACCCAAATCGCCAATGAGCTCATCGACACCTACAG GATGAACTCTTCTCCATCAAGCGGAGCCTCCAGTCCGTTTGGCTCGGCCCAGGAGAAATGTCCACTGGTTTCCCCTCAAACCAGCAGGAGT GCATCCAGcagagaggacacagcaggCAGTTCGTCCCTGTCCCAGTCTGACTCGAGGACGGCAGCGGGCACGAGCAGTGGAACGTCTGAAAGCACAG GCGAACCGTCCCAGCTAGACTTGGACAACATGGTGGTGCCGGGCCTGAGCAGCTTTAGCAACGATGAGGCAGCCATGGCGGTCATCCTGAGCCTGCTGGAGACGGATATAAGCATGGGTCAGTCGGGTCAGTTTGAGGACTTGCACTGGCCTTTCTAG
- the LOC118101564 gene encoding aryl hydrocarbon receptor nuclear translocator-like protein 2 isoform X2 — protein sequence MKSIIQHTGGLSLLFPIPTTTAGGSTCAAALRSLQRAHRLQSVGMSAGDSEGTAGRPEEEEGPRQAGPSLPAVELPRKRKGDVEERSDDHVQQSLDFEMEDDLSRSEGEDQQVKMKCFREPHRQIEKRRRDKMNNLIDELSAMIPACQPLTRRLDKLTVLRKAVHHLKGLKVGSSGAFTDTNHKPSILHQDDLRHLLLSAADGFLLVVSCDRAKILFLSESVSKILNFSQLELTGQSLFDFIHPKDINKVKEQLSSAELHPRQRLIDATTGSQVQADSPVRASHLSTGARRAFFCRMKHSRLAGNHEDKRPMPSSFKKKDSYRYCTLHCTGYMRSWPSSQMDPEGEAEKETSYLSCLVMVCRLHPHVSHHPPKDITVKPTEFVTRCAIDGKFTFVDQQATTVVGYLPQEVLGTSCYEYFHQDDLQHLAETHRQVLRSKEKIETQRYKFKTKHGSYVSLQSQWFSFTNPWTKEVEFIVSSNRVISGPGHTKDEEEAIGSKALQEDTKQIPIIPGLSSGLGTMIYAGSIGTQIANELIDTYRMNSSPSSGASSPFGSAQEKCPLVSPQTSRSASSREDTAGSSSLSQSDSRTAAGTSSGTSESTGEPSQLDLDNMVVPGLSSFSNDEAAMAVILSLLETDISMGQSGQFEDLHWPF from the exons aggaggaagggcCGAGGCAAGCGGGCCCGTCGCTGCCAGCTGTCGAGCTGCCAAGGAAACGAAAGGGAGATGTGGAGGAGAGGTCAGACGACCATGTACA GCAAAGCCTTGACTTCGAGATGGAAGATGACCTCAGCAG aTCTGAAGGAGAGGATCAGCAAGTCAAAATGAAATGCTTCAG GGAGCCTCACCGGCAGATCGAGAAGCGGCGAAGGGATAAAATGAACAACCTCATTGACGAGCTGTCGGCCATGATCCCCGCCTGTCAGCCCTTGACTCGAAGACTGGACAAGCTCACTGTGCTGAGGAAGGCTGTCCACCACCTGAAAGGCCTCAAAG ttgGGTCGAGCGGCGCCTTCACAGACACCAACCACAAGCCTTCCATCCTGCATCAAGATGACCTCAGGCACCTTCTGCTCAGC GCTGCAGACGGTTTCCTGTTAGTTGTAAGTTGTGACCGGGCAAaaatcctcttcctctccgagTCCGTCTCCAAGATCCTCAACTTTAGCCAG TTGGAGCTGACTGGGCAGAGCCTGTTCGACTTCATCCACCCCAAAGACATCAACAAGGTGAAGGAACAGCTGTcgtctgcagagctgcacccTCGCCAACGCCTCATTGATGCAACAA ctggaTCTCAGGTCCAGGCCGACAGCCCCGTCAGGGCGTCCCACTTGTCCACTGGGGCTCGGCGAGCCTTCTTCTGTCGCATGAAGCACAGTCGGCTGGCAGGCAACCACGAAGACAAACGCCCCATGCCCAGCTCTTTCAAAAAGAAAG ACTCTTACAGATACTGCACCCTCCACTGCACTGGATACATGCGGAGTTGGCCGAGCAGCCAGATGGACCCGGAAGGAGAGGCCGAGAAAGAAACCTCGTATCTGTCCTGCCTGGTGATGGTGTGCCGCCTCCACCCCCACGTGTCCCACCACCCACCCAAAGACATCACCGTCAAGCCCACCGAGTTCGTCACCCGCTGTGCGATCGACGGCAAGTTCACTTTTGTAGACCAACA AGCCACGACTGTCGTCGGTTATCTGCCGCAGGAAGTTCTCGGCACGTCGTGTTACGAGTACTTCCACCAGGACGACCTGCAGCACCTcgcagagacacacaggcaAG TTCTTCGAAGCAAAGAGAAGATTGAGACACAGCGCTACaagttcaaaacaaaacatggctCCTATGTCTCGCTTCAGAGTCAGTGGTTTAGTTTCACAAATCCATGGACCAAAGAAGTTGAGTTTATCGTGTCTTCAAACAGGGTCATCTC GGGGCCCGGTCACAcaaaagatgaggaggaggccaTCGGCTCAAAAGCACTTcaag AAGACACTAAGCAAATACCCATAATTCCCGGCCTTTCCAGTGGTTTGGGCACAATGATCTACGCAGGCAGTATCGGGACCCAAATCGCCAATGAGCTCATCGACACCTACAG GATGAACTCTTCTCCATCAAGCGGAGCCTCCAGTCCGTTTGGCTCGGCCCAGGAGAAATGTCCACTGGTTTCCCCTCAAACCAGCAGGAGT GCATCCAGcagagaggacacagcaggCAGTTCGTCCCTGTCCCAGTCTGACTCGAGGACGGCAGCGGGCACGAGCAGTGGAACGTCTGAAAGCACAG GCGAACCGTCCCAGCTAGACTTGGACAACATGGTGGTGCCGGGCCTGAGCAGCTTTAGCAACGATGAGGCAGCCATGGCGGTCATCCTGAGCCTGCTGGAGACGGATATAAGCATGGGTCAGTCGGGTCAGTTTGAGGACTTGCACTGGCCTTTCTAG